From Populus trichocarpa isolate Nisqually-1 chromosome 19, P.trichocarpa_v4.1, whole genome shotgun sequence, a single genomic window includes:
- the LOC7459202 gene encoding probable folate-biopterin transporter 7, whose amino-acid sequence MVSSPPPPYSSGNMDPNPTRRILGLGFWIQGLRCLPWMAINFFLKDGLHVDPSTLQLLQNSANLPMVGKPLYGVVSDAVYISGQHRIPYIAIGAFLQAVSWLAIAILSPSGISIVTLSLCLLLSNLGASIAEVANDAIVAEIGKQPALPPKNSQSYSSGELQSFVWIASSAGGVLGNLLGGIAINIYGPQAMFLFFSLAVAVQLFIIITVRESSLNLPKSSSRVGIRKQLSELSVALQKPEIAYSITWLAASNAIIPSLTGTMFFYQTQYLNINSSVLGISKVFGQAAMLLWSVIYNRFLKSVPSKKLIAAIQGVMAAFMLSDVLFVKGVYRSMGVPDLLYVIVFSGLLEVLFFFKILPFNILIAQLCPSGCEGSLMALVASATALSFIVSGYLGVALSSFVGVTGSDFSGFPCALLIQAVCTLLPIYWSSCIPDDKKPESRSKNE is encoded by the exons atggtgtcttctcctcctcctccttattCATCAGGTAATATGGACCCGAACCCGACAAGGAGAATACTGGGGTTGGGGTTCTGGATACAAGGGCTCAGGTGTTTACCATGGATGGCTATTAACTTCTTTTTGAAAGATGGGCTTCATGTGGACCCTTCTACTCTCCAGCTCCTTCAAAACTCTGCTAATCTTCCCATGGTTGGTAAGCCTCTCTATGGTGTCGTTTCTGATGCTGTTTACATTTCTGGCCAGCACCGCATTCCTTATATTGCCATCGGTG CTTTCTTGCAAGCAGTTTCATGGCTAGCCATAGCAATCCTCTCTCCATCAGGCATCTCAATCGTCACCTTGAGCCTTTGTCTCCTCCTTAGTAATCTTGGTGCATCAATAGCTGAGGTTGCAAATGATGCCATTGTTGCAGAGATAGGAAAGCAGCCCGCTTTGCCCCCTAAAAACTCCCAGTCATATTCCTCGGGTGAGCTCCAATCATTTGTCTGGATTGCTTCCTCTGCTGGTGGTGTCCTTGGGAACCTGCTTGGTGGTATTGCCATTAACATTTATGGTCCCCAAGCTATGTTCCTCTTTTTCAGCCTTGCTGTTGCTGTgcaattgtttattattataactGTCCGTGAAAGCTCACTTAACCTCCCCAAAAGTTCATCGAGAGTTGGAATCAGAAAACAGCTTTCAGAGCTCTCAGTTGCATTACAGAAACCTGAGATTGCTTACTCAATAACATGGTTGGCGGCATCAAATGCCATAATTCCATCTCTAACAGGAACCATGTTCTTTTACCAAACACAATATCTGAACATCAATTCATCTGTATTGGGGATCTCTAAGGTTTTTGGCCAGGCAGCAATGCTTCTATGGAGTGTCATCTACAATCGTTTTTTAAAGTCAGTTCCATCGAAGAAATTAATTGCGGCCATTCAGGGAGTGATGGCAGCATTCATGCTGTCTGATGTGCTGTTTGTGAAGGGAGTTTATCGGAGCATGGGAGTGCCAGATTTGTTATATGTTATAGTCTTCTCAGGCCTTTTGGAGGTTCTATTCTTCTTCAAGATTCTgccattcaatattttaatagCACAGCTCTGCCCTTCGGGATGTGAAGGATCCCTGATGGCGCTTGTGGCTTCTGCTACTGCCCTTTCATTCATAGTGAGTGGATACCTTGGAGTTGCACTCTCATCATTTGTTGGAGTAACTGGCAGTGATTTTTCAGGATTTCCTTGTGCCCTTCTGATACAGGCAGTCTGCACACTCTTGCCGATTTATTGGTCATCTTGCATTCCCGATGATAAGAAGCCGGAAAGCAGGAGCAAAAATGAGTAG